The sequence below is a genomic window from Longimicrobium sp..
GCGCGCAGAGTAAGACCCCTCACCTCGGCGCCTCGCGCGACGGAACCGCGTGTGGGATGCGGTTGAAGCCTCGCGCAGTTTGCGAGGCTTTCTGCCGTTGTTGCCGCGGCTTCAGCCGCCCACTACCCGACTCACTCCTCCGGCAGCTCCTTCAGCAGGCCGCGCAGGTCGAGGTGGCGCGTGACCATGGCCAGCTCGCCGCTGGGGGTGCGCGGCCACTGCTCGCGCGGGCGGTCCCAGTACAGCTCGATCCCGTTGTCGTCGGGGTCGCGCAGGTAGAGCGCCTCGCTCACGCCGTGGTCGCTGGCGCCGTCCAGGCGGATGCCGGCGCGGGCCAGGCGCCGCAGCGCGTCGGCCAGCGCGGCGCGCGTGGGGTAGCGGATGGCCACGTGGTACAGC
It includes:
- a CDS encoding VOC family protein, whose protein sequence is MTETTTGTTAGATGFQPIDPGVGIGHVHLKVSDLERALGFYRDVLGFELTQRYGEQAAFVSAGGYHHHIGLNTWESEGGSPPPRGSTGLYHVAIRYPTRAALADALRRLARAGIRLDGASDHGVSEALYLRDPDDNGIELYWDRPREQWPRTPSGELAMVTRHLDLRGLLKELPEE